Genomic window (Sediminispirochaeta smaragdinae DSM 11293):
ATTACCGCTCACCTTCATAACGGTGCTTTTACCATCGATGAAGAGGCCCTGATCATCGGTACGGCCATTCAGTGCGAGAACATCGTCTCGTTTCTTTCAGGCAGGGCCCTTTAAAAAAAAGTTACAAAAAAAGTTTCCATATATAAAATAATTTATTGGCTTCTACCTTCGGCCATGATACTATAACCTCATGGATTTCGATGAACTGATCGGGAATGTTTTCATGCTGGGCCTGCCTTCTTCAGTGCTTGACGATGTGGGAAAGGATGTTCTTGCCGCCGTCAGACCCGGATCGGTCATTTTATTTTCCAGAAATATCGTTGACAGGGAGCAGGTTGCCCGGTTTATCGAAGAGATAACGACTTTTCTCGGATACAAGCCGCTCATTGCGATCGATCAGGAAGGTGGTATTGTCACAAGGCTGAAAAAGGGATTTACCGTTTCTCCCGGCGCCATGGCTCTGGCCGCAACCGGCGATCCCCATAATGCATACCTGGCGGGAAAACTGCTCGGCCAAGAAATGAAGGCCGTAGGCATCGACTGGAACCTCGCCCCCGTTGTCGATATCAACAGCAATCCGCTTAATCCTGCCATCGGGATTCGCAGTTTTTCCGAAAATGCCGATGTTGTTATTGCCTATGCATCACAGTTTGCCGCAGGCCTTGAGAAAAGCGGCATCCTGACCTGCCTGAAGCATTTTCCGGGCAACGGCCGGGTTCAGGTTGATCCCCACCTCGATATGCCCTCTCTGGATATTTCCCGGGAAGCGTTGTTCCGTAATGAGATGCTTCCCTTTCTCTCTATTCCCGCTCCTTCCTGGATGCCCACCCACATCTATGTGCCCACATTACAAAGCCGCAGGGAGGCTGTTACCGTTTCAAGGGAGGTCCTGACCGGGCTGGTCAGAGACAAGCTGAAATACAAGGGGCTTTTGGTTTCTGATGATCTGAACATGGGCGGCGTGGCACATGTTCTCCGGGCCGATGACCTTGCGGTCGAGACCTTGGCAGCGGGTATGGACATGATTTCGTTCTGTGACAACCCGGAAAAGCAGCTGATGGCAGCCTCTGCCGTTGCCGGGAGAGTTGCCAGGGACGAAGTGTTTGCGGAGCGGGTAAGGCAGGCCTCGGCGAGGGTGAAAACGATGTGTTCCCTTCGTGACAGGGCGGACGGTTCTCGTTCCTCCCTTGTTGATTTTGAGGCGAACGGGCGAAAGATGGATTTCATTTCCCTGAAATCGGTGCGGCTTGTAAAAAATGAGGAACAGGCCGTTCCCCTTTGTTCCGTGGATAATGTGTTCACCATGAGAAGCAGCCGACTTGTTCTCATTGAAGAGGGCAGTGAAGGAATCCCTGCGGTTGCGTCCCGTGCCGCCGAAAAGCTTTCCTGTCCCCTTTCCATATACGAAAGAACCATCACCGATGCAGAAGCGGCGGTTTTAAAGCGGCAGGCGAAGGGAAAGTCCAATCTTATCTTTACGGAAAATGCCCATCTCGAACCGTCTCTGGTACGGTTCATCGAGGATCTGGCACAGATATCAGGCAGGCTTGTACTTGTCGCCCTGCGAAACCCATACGATACGGATATTGCGGGAATACAAAATGCGGTCGCCTCGTATGGCTATACTGCGGCTCAGCAGGAAGGGGTGATGAGGCTTCTTTTTCCGGGAGCCTTCGAGGAAGGTTGTGTATGAACGGATGTCTTTTGAAGGTAAAAGAGGCCTTTGACGATTTGAAACCTTCGGAAAAGAAGGTTGCCAGTTATATTTTGAGTTTTCCGGAGGAATCGGTGGGGCTTTCAGTGGGAGAACTTGCGCAGCGCTGCAATACCAGTAATGCCGCGATCATTCGCTTTTGCAAGACCCTTCGTTTTGACGGATATCGGGATTTTGCCATTCAGATGGCCTCCGACATTTCTTCAC
Coding sequences:
- the nagZ gene encoding beta-N-acetylhexosaminidase, with the protein product MDFDELIGNVFMLGLPSSVLDDVGKDVLAAVRPGSVILFSRNIVDREQVARFIEEITTFLGYKPLIAIDQEGGIVTRLKKGFTVSPGAMALAATGDPHNAYLAGKLLGQEMKAVGIDWNLAPVVDINSNPLNPAIGIRSFSENADVVIAYASQFAAGLEKSGILTCLKHFPGNGRVQVDPHLDMPSLDISREALFRNEMLPFLSIPAPSWMPTHIYVPTLQSRREAVTVSREVLTGLVRDKLKYKGLLVSDDLNMGGVAHVLRADDLAVETLAAGMDMISFCDNPEKQLMAASAVAGRVARDEVFAERVRQASARVKTMCSLRDRADGSRSSLVDFEANGRKMDFISLKSVRLVKNEEQAVPLCSVDNVFTMRSSRLVLIEEGSEGIPAVASRAAEKLSCPLSIYERTITDAEAAVLKRQAKGKSNLIFTENAHLEPSLVRFIEDLAQISGRLVLVALRNPYDTDIAGIQNAVASYGYTAAQQEGVMRLLFPGAFEEGCV